GCATCCAGATGCTGCTGCGCGCGGCCGAACGGGACGCCCCCGAGGGCGCCGCGCTGCGGCACGTGCGGCTCGCGCGTGAGACCGCGGCCGAGAACCTCGCCGAGACGCGGCGATTCATCCGCGAGCTCACCCCCGCGACGCTCGACGGCGGTCTCGCGGCGGCGCTGCACCGGCTCGCCGCCGACCAGAGCCGCCGCGCCGGCCTGCGCATCGACGTCGAGGTGGGCGACGGCGCCGGGGGCGAGGGCGGAGTCGCGCTGCCGATGGACACGCAGAGCGCCCTGCTGCGCATCGCGCAGGGGGCCGTCTCGAACGCCGTGCGCCACTCGGCCGCCGGGCGGGCCCGGATCGCGCTGCGGCGGGAGGGCGAGGCGGTCGTGCTCGTGGTGAGCGACGACGGCGTCGGCTTCGACCCGGCGCGCGTCGCCGTGCGCGAAGCCGACCGCGACTCCTTCGGGCTGCGGGCGATCGAGGAGCGGGCCCGTCAACTCGGCGGCACCCTCGAGATCGACTCCGCCCCCGGGTCGGGCACCCAGCTGCGTGTGACGGTCGCCGCGGCACCGCGCTCACCGGAGCCAGGTGAGGGGATCGGGCGATGATCCGGATCGTACTGGCCGACGACCACCCGGTCGTGCGCGCGGGGGTGCGGGCCCTGCTCGAGTGCGAGCGCGACCTCGAGATCGTGGGCGAGGCGGCCACGCCGGACGCCGCCGTCGCGCTCGCCGCCGGCGCGGAGCCGGACGTCGTGCTCATGGATCTGCAGTTCGGGGCCTCCGGCAGCGGGGCCGAGGCCACGCGCCGCATCCGGGCTCAGGTTCACCCGCCCGCGGTGCTCGTGCTCACCAACTACGACACCGACGGCGACATCCTGAGCGCGGTGGAGGCCGGCGCGAGCGGCTACCTGCTGAAAGACGCCCCGCCCGACGAGCTCGTCGCGGCGGTGCGCGCGGCGGCCGCCGGCGAGAGCGCTCTCGCGCCCGCGATCGCGGGGCGGCTGCTCGCGCGGCTGCGCGCGCCGGCCGTGAGTCTCAGCGCCCGCGAGATCGAGGTGCTGCAGCTCGTGGCGGCGGGGCGCACGAACGGCGGAATCGCGGCCGAGCTGCACATCACCGACGCCACGGTGAAGTCGCACCTCGTGCACGTCTACGACAAGCTGGGAGTCTCGACCCGCACGGCCGCGGTCGCCGCGGCCCGCGAGCTCGGCGTGCTGCGCTGAGTGAGGCACCGAGCATCTCTCGCGACCGCGCCCGGGGCGGGCGGCCGCGTTGCGGGCCTGCGGTCGCGGCCCGCGGCGCCGGAACCTAGGCTGGAGCCGTGAACGAACAGGATCCCTGCCCCTGCGGTCGCGACGTCGCCTATGCGGAGTGCTGCGGCCCGCTGCACGCCGGCGCCGCGGCACCCACGGCCGAGCGGCTCATGCGCTCCCGCTACAGCGCGTTCGCCCTCGGCGACGCGGGCTACCTGCTCGCGACCTGGGACCCCGCCACGCGCCCGGCCGAGCTCGAGCTCGATCCGGGCGTCGAATGGCGGCGCCTCTTCATCCACGGCGCCTCCGCGGGCGGCCCCTTCGACCGGCGGGGCTCCGTCGACTTCACGGCGATCGCGCGCACGTCCGAGGGGCGACTCGAACAGAGCGAGCGCAGCGAATTCCGCCGATCGGCTGAGGGTCGCTGGCTCTACGTCGACGGTGAGGTCGTGTAGCGAGGGCGCGTCCGTCGCACCCGCTGCGCGACGGGTGTCGGCTCGCGCTACAGTGGAGCGCATGGTCAGTGAAGACTCGAACTACACCCACGACGTCGTCATCGTCGGCGGCGGGCACAACGCGCTCGTCGCCGCCGCATACCTCGCCCGCGCGGGCAAACGCACGGTGGTGCTCGAGCGCCTCGACCACCTGGGCGGGGCGGCCGTGTCCGAGCAGCCCTGGCCGGGCGTCGAAGCACGCCTCTCGCGCTACTCCTACCTCGTGAGCCTGCTGCCCCGGCAGATCATCGACGACCTCGGTCTCGAGATCCAGCTCGCGCGCCGCCGCTACTCGTCGTACACACCCGACCCCGCCGACCCGTCGCGCGGCGTGCTCGTCGACAACGGCGACGCCGAGGCGACCGCGGCCTCCTTCGAGCGGGTCACCGGCGACCGCGGCGAGGCCGCCCGCTTCGACGCCTTCTACGAGCGCCTCGCCCCGCTCGCGCAGCGACTGTTCCCCACGGTCACCGATCCGCTCAAGCGTCGCTCCGAGGTGCGCGCCGCGGTCGACGGCCTCGGCGACGACGAGCTCTGGCGCGACCTCTTCGAGCGCCCGATCGGCGAGTGGATCCGCTCCGCCCTCGACACCGACATCGCCCGCGGAATCGCGCTGACCGACGGTCTCATCGGCACCTTCGCGAGCGCCGATGACCCGTCGCTGCGGCAGAACCGCTGCTTCCTCTACCACGTGATCGGCGGCGGCACCGGCGACTGGGACGTGCCGGTCGGCGGGATGGGGCGGGTGAGCGGCGAGATCGAGCGGGCCGCGCGCGACGCGGGCGCCGAGCTGCGCACGGGAGCCGATGTCGAGGCGATCACGGCCGAGGGCGAGGTGCGGATCGGCACCGGCCCGACCTCCGAGACGCTGCGCGGCAGACTCGTGCTGAGCGGGGTGGGGCCGGCCGTGCTCGAGCGCCTGCTGGCCGCGGGCGGCGCACCGGCCGCCGCCGTCGCCGAGGCGCCCGAGCACCCCGCCGGTGCGCAGGTGAAGATCAACATGCTGCTGAAGCGTCTGCCCCAGCTGCGCGATGAGCACGTCGATCCGCGCGCCGCCTTCGCGGGCACCTTCCACATCAACGAGACGCTGGCCCAGCTCGAGGCCGCGCACGCGGCGGGAGCGGGCGGATCGCTGCCAGACCCCCTGCCGGCAGAGATCTACTGCCACTCGCTCACCGACCCGTCGATCCTCGGCCCCGAGCTGCAGGCAGAGGGCGCGCAGACGCTCACGCTCTTCGGGCTGCACGTGCCGCACGCCCTCGTCACCGACGACAACAACGACGAGTTGCGCGAGCAGCTGGTCGCCGCGGCACAGCGCTCGCTCGACTCGGTGCTCGCCGAGCCGATCGTCGACTGCCTCTACACCGCACCGGACGGCACCCCGTGCATCGAGGCCCGCACCACCCTCGACCTCGAGCGCTCGCTCGGCATGATCGGCGGAGACATCTTCCACGGCGCGCTCTCGTGGCCGTGGGCCGACGACGACGAACCGCTCGACACCCCGGCCCGGCGCTGGGGTGTGGCGACCGACCTGCCGAACGTGCTCGTCTGCGGCTCTGGGGCGAGGCGAGGCGGCGCCGTCAGCGGCATCGGCGGGCACAACGCGGCGCAGGCCGCCCTCGAGATCCTCGGCTAGCGGCGCCGGCCCTGCGCCCGGGCCCGGAATCGGGTCCGCGCGCCGGGGCCGAGCGTCGCTGCCGTCGGCTTGCGCGTCGCTCCGCTACGCCTGCGGTCGCTCCGTTACGCCTGCGCGTCCCTCCGCTACGCCTGCGCGTCTCTCCGCTACGCCTGTGCGTCCCTCCGCTACGCCTGCGCGTCGCGGATCCAGGCCTCCACCTCGTCTGCCGTGCGAGGGATGCCGGCCGACAGGTTGATGCAGCCGTCGTCGGTCACCACGATGTCGTCCTCGATGCGCACGCCGATGCCGCGCAGCTCCTCGGGCACGGTCAGGTCGTCGGGCTGAAAGTACAGACCCGGCTCGATCGTGAACACCATGCCGGGCTCGAGCACCCCGTCAAGGTACATCTCGCGGCGGGCCTGTGCGCAGTCGTGCACGTCGAGGCCCAGGTGGTGGCTGGTGCCGTGCACCATGTAGCGGCGGTGGTAGGCCGTGCCGTCGTCTTCGGGCAGCAGCCCCCACTCGCGGGTGCGTCGCTCGATCACGGCCATCGCCGCGTCGTGCACGTCGCCGAAGCGGATGCCCGGCCGCACGATCGCGCGGGCCGCGTCGGCGGCCTCGAGCACGGCCTCGTACACGCGTCGCTGCACCGCCGAGAACGCGCCGGAGACCGGCACGGTGCGGGTGATGTCGGCCGTGTAGAGGCTGTCGAGCTCGACGCCCGCGTCGAGCAGCAGCAGGTCGCCGTCGAGCACCGGGCCGTCGTTGCGGATCCAGTGCAGGGTGCAGGCGTGCGGGCCGGAGGCGGCGATCGTCTCGTAGCCGACGGTGTTGCCGTCGAGGCGGGCTCGCTGGTTGAAGACGCCCTCCACGATCCGTTCGCCGCGGGCGTGCGCGCTCGCCTGCGGCAGCGCCGCGAGCACATCCTCGAAGCCTCGGGCGGTGGCGTCGACGGCGGCCTGCATCTCGGCGAGCTCGAACCCGTCCTTGACGAGTCGCAGCTCGGAGGCGGCTCGGGCGAGGTTCTCGTCGTCGCCTGTTCCGGCGCCGTCGGCCTCGACCGCGCCGTGGCCGACCACCCGGTCGCGCTCGTCCGCGGCGAACTCGGCGATCGGGGCGGTGCGGATCCCGAGCGCGCCGGCGACCTGCGCGAGCGAGGGGCGCGCCCCGATCCAGAACTCCCCGATCTCGGGGTTGGCGAAGAACTCGTCGCTGTCGCGGCCCGCGCGCTCTCGGAAGTAGAGGGTCGCCTCGTGCGCGTCGCCGGCCGGGTCGAGCACGAGGATCGAGCCGGGCTCGCTCTCGGCGCCCCACCCCGTGAGGTGCGCGAAGGCGCTGTGGGCGCGGAAGGGGTAGAAGGTGTCGTTCGAGCGCTGCTTCATCGCGCCCGCGTGGATCACGAGGCGCTCGCCGGGGAAGAGCGCGCCGAGCGCGGCCCGCCGCCGCGCCGCGTACGGGGCGACGGGCCAGGCAGCCGGGATCGTCTCGGGGCGGTCGGCCCAGTGCGACGAGATGTAGTCGAGGAAGGCGCCGGTCTGCGGCGTGGTGCTGCGGTTGCTGTGGTCGATCTCCACCTCGTGGGTGGTCTGCGCGCTCTCGGTCATCCTCCCATCCTCTCACTCCCCGCCGAGCGGTCGATGGGGGCCGAGCCGTACCGGGCCGCGTCCAGGGGCGCGGCCCCGAGCGCGGGTGCGACCCCGCCGAGGGGTCGAGAAGTGTCGAGGATCCCGGGCTTCTCAGCACGTTTCGGCCACTCGCGAGCCCCTCACCCCGGTCCGTGGCCCGTTGCTGACCTCATAGGATGGAGCAATGGCCGGATCCGGGACGCAGCAGGGCTTCGACCTGCACACGCACTCGGTGTTCTCCGACGGCACGACGAGGCCCTCCGACATCGCGCGCGAGGCGGCCGGGATCGGGCTCGCGGGCTTCGCGCTCACCGACCACGACACGATCGACGGGTGGGGCGAAGCCCGTGACGCCGCCCGCGACGCCGGCGTCGACTTCCTCCCCGGCATCGAGATCACGACGAAGCACGCCGGCCGCTCGCGGCACCTGCTCGGCTACGGCATCGACCCGGCCGCGGGCGAGCTGTTCGCCGCCCTCGCCGAGGTGCGCAGTTCGCGGCTCGGGCGCGCGCAGGAGATGGTGCGGCGGCTCTCGGCCGCCTACGCGATCACCTGGGAATCCGTGGTGGGCGAAGAAGACGCGCGCACCGTGGGCCGCCCCCACATCGCCGACGCGCTCGTCGCCGCGGGTTACTTCGCCGACCGCAGCACGGCGTTCGCCGAGATCCTGCACCCCGGCTCTCCCTACTACCTGGGCACCTACGCCATCGAGACCGTCGAGGCGATCCGGCTCGTGCGCGCAGCCGGGGGAGCGGCCGCACTCGCCCACCCGGCGGCCTTCCGGCAGCGCACCCCGACCACCGCGCGCGAGCTGCGCGAGCTCGCCGCCGCGGGGCTCTGGGGTGTCGAGCTCGACCACCCCGAGAACCGGGCCGACTGGCTGCCCCCGCTCGCCGAGGCCGCCGCCGAGCTGGGGCTCGCGGTGACCGGTTCGAGCGACTACCACGGCGTCGGCAAACCGAACCTGCTGGGCGAGCGCGCGACCGATCCGGCGCTCGTGGAACGCCTGCGCGAGCGGCTCGTGACACCGCGCTGATCCGGGCCCGCGCCGCATGCGCGGCGCGGGCCCGGCGTGGCTACTCCGCGGAGGCCGCGCCGGCCTCGGCCGAACCCGCTCCCGCGGCGCCGGCGTCGTTCTGCGATCCGCCGCGGCGACGGCGACGGCGACGGCGCGGCGACGATCCCTCGCCGCCGTCCTGCAGCAGCGGGGCGCCGGGCTCGCCGCCGCCCTCCTGATCGTGGCCGTGCTGCTCGTGGCCGTGGGCCTCGTGGCGGCCCGGGCCCTTGGGGTTCGCGCTGCGGGTGCGGCGCCGGTTGCGGGAGCGGCCCTCGCCGCGTTCCTCCCGCGACCCGCCCTCGTCGCCCGACCTCGGGCCGCCGGCCCGAGGAGCGCGCTCCTTCACCGGCGTGGCCTTGAGTCGGCCCTTCGAGCCCTCGGGGATGTTCAGATCGGCGAAGAGATGCGGCGACGACGAGTAGGTCTCGACGGGCTCGGGCACGCCGAACTCGAGCGCCTTGTCGATGAGCGCCCACTTGTGCAGGTCGTCCCAGTCGACGAAGGTGACGGCGATGCCGGTGCGGCCCGCGCGGCCCGTGCGCCCCACGCGGTGCAGGTAGGTCTTCTCGTCGTCGGGCACGGTGTGGTTGATCACGTGCGTGACATCGTCGACGTCGATGCCGCGCGCCGCCACGTCGGTCGCGATGAGGATGTCCTTCTTGCCGGCCTTGAACCCGGCCATCGCGCGCTCGCGCTGATCCTGGTTCAGGTCGCCGTGCACGGCCGCGGTGTTGAAGCCGCGGTCGTTCAGCTCCTCCTGCAGCTTCGCCGCCGCGCGCTTCGTGCGCATGAAGATCACGGTCTTGCCGCGGCCCTCGGCCTGCAGGATGCGGCCGATCACCTCGTCCTTGTCGAGCGAGTGCGCGCGGTAGATGATGTGCTCGATGTTCGCCTGCGCGGCGCCCTCGTCGGGATCGGTGGCGCGGATGTGGATGGGCTCCGACATGAAGCGGCGCGCGAGCGTGACGATCGTGCCCGGCATGGTCGCCGAGAACAGCATCGTGTGGCGGGTGGCCGGGGTCTTCGAGAACAGCTTCTCGATGTCGGCGAGGAAGCCGAGGTCGAGCATCTTGTCGGCCTCGTCGAGCACCATCTCGCGCACGTTGCCGAGGTTCAGCACCCGCTGGCTCGCGAGGTCGAGCAGGCGGCCCGGCGTGCCCACGACGATCTGCGCGCCGGCCTTCAGCTGCTCGATCTGGCCCTCGTACGCCTTGCCGCCGTAGATCGGCACGACCGTCGCGGCGCGGTTCTTGGCGGCGAGCTCGAGATCCTCGTACACCTGCACCGCGAGCTCGCGGGTGGGCACCACGATGAGCGCCTGCACACCCGGCTCGGGGTTCTCGCCGATGCGCTGCAGCAGGGGCAGGCCGAAGCCGAAGGTCTTGCCGGTGCCGGTCTTCGCCTGGCCGATGATGTCCTGGCCGGTGAGGGCCAGGGGGATCGTCTGCTCCTGGATGGGGAAGGCCTCGGTGATGCCCTTGTCGGTGAGCGCGTCGACCATGTCCTGGTCGACGCCGAGTTCGCGGAAAGTTGTCACGTTGCGTCCTGTTCGTATGGTGCGGTGCTGCGCGCACAATCACGAAGGCGCAGCGGTCGGCGCTCCTGCGTCGCCGACGATGAATACATTTCGAGCACAGTCTATTCCAGCGAGGCGCCGGGTCGGCGGTAAGCTGACAGGGTGTTCGAGTGGATCCGTGGGCTGCGAAAGAAGAGCGCCCCAGCGCGCAAGCTGCGTTCGCGCGGCGACGCCGTCGACACCGAGCGCGTCGAGCTGTCGGAGTTCGCCCCCGGCATCATGCCGTTCCTCGGCCTCACCTCCTACCTGCAGCTCGAGCTCTACCAAGGCGCGACCCGCGCCGTCTCCGGCGCCCCGACCCTCGAAGCCAAGGACGTGCTCGCCCGCGTGGCCGGCCAGACGCTGTCGAAGCACCAGCGGCTCACCGCCGAGATCCGCAGGCGCGGAGAAGAACCGCACGTGGTGATGACGCCGTTCGCGCACGTGATCGAGCAGTACGTCGAGCGCATCGACGCCGCCGACTGGCACCAGCACGTGCTCTCCCTGTACCTCGTGGGCGGGCTCTTCGACGACTTCTTCGCGAGCCTCGCCGGCGGGCTGCGCGACGGGTACCGCGGCGACGCCATCGCGATCCTGCACGACGACACCGGCCGCGCCGAGCTCAAAGAGCTGCTGCAGGCGGCCCTCGTCACTGATGAGGGGCTGTCGAGCTGGCTCGCGCTGTGGGGCCGCCGCCTCGTGGGCGATACGCTGCTCGTCTCGCGAGCCGTGCTGGCTCTCAGCGAGGGCCGACCGTTCGTCGAGAGCGAGGTCGAGCCCGTCTTCACCGAGCTCATCGCCGACCACATCCGCCGCATGGACGGTCTGGGCCTGACCGCATGAGCGCAGCCCGGCCCGGGCCCGTCGAGCGGCCCCGCGGCCGCGCTCGGCTTCCGCTCGCGAGCGGCGCGAACCCGATCTGCGACTACTTCGAGGCGGGACGCTGCCGTTCGTGCGCGCTGATCGAGACCCCGTACGAGCAGCAGCTGCGCGACAAGGAGGCCCGCTGCCGAGAGCTGCTGCCCGGGGTGCCCGAACGCGCGTGGCTGCCGCCCGTGCCGGGCGGGGTGCGCGAGTTCCGCAACAAGGCGAAGCTGGTGGTGGGCGGAAGACCGGGGCGGGTGACCCTCGGCATCCTCGGCCCCGACGGCGCGGGCGTGGATCTGCGCGACTGCCTGATCCAGCAGCCCACGATACGCGCGGCGATCCCGAGCCTCGCTCGCTTCATCGAGCAGAGCGGGCTGCCTCCGTACGACGTGCCGAAGCGGCGCGGCGAGCTCAAGTTCGTGCACGTCACGGCCTCTCCCGACGGCGAGCTGATGCTGCGCTTCGTGGTGCGCAGCGAGCGGGCGCTCGACGTGCTGCGCACCCGCCTGCCGCAGCTGCGGCGCGCGATCCCGGCCGCGGCCGTCGTGTCGGTGAATCTGCTGCCCGAGCACAAGGCCGTGCTCGAGGGCGAGCGCGAGGTGCCGCTGCTCGGCTCGTCGCTCGCGATGGACACCGGCGCGGGCCTCGCCCTGCACCTGCGGCCGCAGAGCTTCTTCCAGACGAACACGAGCGTGGCGCGCGCCCTGTACGCGCAGGCCGCGGAGTGGATCGAGCGGGCGGATCCGGCGTCGCTCTGGGATCTCTACTGCGGCGTCGGCGGCTTCGCGCTGCACTCGGCGGGCGCGGGATCGGCCCGCCGCGTGCTCGGGATCGAGATCAGCGAGGAGGCGGTGCGTTCGGCCAGGCGCAGCGCTCGCGAGGCGGGGATCGACGCGCGGTTCGAGGCGGGGGACGCGACGGCGTTCGCTCTCGGAGCCTCTCGGGAGGACCTGCCGGAGGCGGTGATCGTGAACCCTCCGCGGCGCGGCATCGGCGCCGAGCTCGCCGGCTGGCTCGAGGGGGCCGCGGGGATCCGGCACGTCGTCTACTCCAGCTGCAACCCCGAGAGCCTCGCCCGGGATCTCGCCGCGATGCCGTCGTTCGCGGCGCGCGAGGCGCGCGTCTTCGACATGTTCCCGCACACGCGGCACATGGAGGCAGCGGTGCTGCTGGAACGTCGCTGAAGCGCGCCGGCCGTCGATATGGGATCTGCCGAAGATATGGTCGATCCGCCCGGATACGGCATATCTTCGGCAGAACCCTTACCCTGCGCCGGGACTCGGGGCATGGCCGGACAAGGGCATGGCAGGATGTCACTATGAACATCGTGCTCGGGGTGACCGGCGGCATCGCCGCCTACAAGGCCGTTGCGCTCGCGCGACTGCTCGTCGAGGCGGGCCACGAGGTGCACGTGGTGCCGACCGATGATGCGCTGCGCTTCGTGGGCACGCCCACCTGGGAGGCGATCAGCCGTCACCCCGTGACCGCGTCGGTGCACGATGACGTCCCCGAGGTGCGCCACGTCGCGCTCGGGCAGCGCGCCGATCTCGTGGTCGTGGCTCCTGCCACTGCGAACACGCTCGCCCGCATGACCGCGGGCCTCGCCGACGACCTGCTCGGCACGACACTCCTCGCCACGCGTGCGCCCGTGCTCGTCGCACCCGCCATGCACACCGAGATGTGGCAGCACCCGGCCACGCAGGACAACGTGGCGATCCTGCGGTCGCGAGGCGTGCACTTCACGGGCCCCGAGAGCGGGCGGCTCACGGGCGACGACAGCGGCCCGGGCCGTATGAGCGAGCCGGAGCGGATCGCCGAGGCGGTCGAGCACCTGCTTTCGGGCGGCGGAGATGCCGCGACCCACGGCGATTCCGAACCCGGTGCGACGCCCGAGGCCTCGGGGGAGCAGCCGTCGGCGCCGATCCCCGGTGCAGCCGCCGCGCCAGAGCCCGCTGAGGCCGCTCCTGAGCCTGCTGCCGGGCCCGGGCCTGCTGCCGAATCCGCTGCGCCCGGCGACCTCGACGGGCTCCGCGTGCTCGTCACCGCCGGCGGCACGCGCGAGCCGATCGACCCGGTGCGCTATCTCGGCAACCGCTCCAGCGGCCGGCAGGGCGTCGCGATCGCCGCGGCCGCCGCGGATCGCGGGGCGAAGGTGGTGCTGCTCGCCGCCAACATCGACGAGTCGGTACTCGCCGAGGTGCGGGATCGCGCGGGCGTGCGGGTCGT
The genomic region above belongs to Leucobacter muris and contains:
- a CDS encoding response regulator; amino-acid sequence: MIRIVLADDHPVVRAGVRALLECERDLEIVGEAATPDAAVALAAGAEPDVVLMDLQFGASGSGAEATRRIRAQVHPPAVLVLTNYDTDGDILSAVEAGASGYLLKDAPPDELVAAVRAAAAGESALAPAIAGRLLARLRAPAVSLSAREIEVLQLVAAGRTNGGIAAELHITDATVKSHLVHVYDKLGVSTRTAAVAAARELGVLR
- a CDS encoding YchJ family protein — its product is MNEQDPCPCGRDVAYAECCGPLHAGAAAPTAERLMRSRYSAFALGDAGYLLATWDPATRPAELELDPGVEWRRLFIHGASAGGPFDRRGSVDFTAIARTSEGRLEQSERSEFRRSAEGRWLYVDGEVV
- a CDS encoding phytoene desaturase family protein, with amino-acid sequence MVSEDSNYTHDVVIVGGGHNALVAAAYLARAGKRTVVLERLDHLGGAAVSEQPWPGVEARLSRYSYLVSLLPRQIIDDLGLEIQLARRRYSSYTPDPADPSRGVLVDNGDAEATAASFERVTGDRGEAARFDAFYERLAPLAQRLFPTVTDPLKRRSEVRAAVDGLGDDELWRDLFERPIGEWIRSALDTDIARGIALTDGLIGTFASADDPSLRQNRCFLYHVIGGGTGDWDVPVGGMGRVSGEIERAARDAGAELRTGADVEAITAEGEVRIGTGPTSETLRGRLVLSGVGPAVLERLLAAGGAPAAAVAEAPEHPAGAQVKINMLLKRLPQLRDEHVDPRAAFAGTFHINETLAQLEAAHAAGAGGSLPDPLPAEIYCHSLTDPSILGPELQAEGAQTLTLFGLHVPHALVTDDNNDELREQLVAAAQRSLDSVLAEPIVDCLYTAPDGTPCIEARTTLDLERSLGMIGGDIFHGALSWPWADDDEPLDTPARRWGVATDLPNVLVCGSGARRGGAVSGIGGHNAAQAALEILG
- a CDS encoding aminopeptidase P family protein; this translates as MTESAQTTHEVEIDHSNRSTTPQTGAFLDYISSHWADRPETIPAAWPVAPYAARRRAALGALFPGERLVIHAGAMKQRSNDTFYPFRAHSAFAHLTGWGAESEPGSILVLDPAGDAHEATLYFRERAGRDSDEFFANPEIGEFWIGARPSLAQVAGALGIRTAPIAEFAADERDRVVGHGAVEADGAGTGDDENLARAASELRLVKDGFELAEMQAAVDATARGFEDVLAALPQASAHARGERIVEGVFNQRARLDGNTVGYETIAASGPHACTLHWIRNDGPVLDGDLLLLDAGVELDSLYTADITRTVPVSGAFSAVQRRVYEAVLEAADAARAIVRPGIRFGDVHDAAMAVIERRTREWGLLPEDDGTAYHRRYMVHGTSHHLGLDVHDCAQARREMYLDGVLEPGMVFTIEPGLYFQPDDLTVPEELRGIGVRIEDDIVVTDDGCINLSAGIPRTADEVEAWIRDAQA
- a CDS encoding PHP domain-containing protein; translation: MAGSGTQQGFDLHTHSVFSDGTTRPSDIAREAAGIGLAGFALTDHDTIDGWGEARDAARDAGVDFLPGIEITTKHAGRSRHLLGYGIDPAAGELFAALAEVRSSRLGRAQEMVRRLSAAYAITWESVVGEEDARTVGRPHIADALVAAGYFADRSTAFAEILHPGSPYYLGTYAIETVEAIRLVRAAGGAAALAHPAAFRQRTPTTARELRELAAAGLWGVELDHPENRADWLPPLAEAAAELGLAVTGSSDYHGVGKPNLLGERATDPALVERLRERLVTPR
- a CDS encoding DEAD/DEAH box helicase; the encoded protein is MTTFRELGVDQDMVDALTDKGITEAFPIQEQTIPLALTGQDIIGQAKTGTGKTFGFGLPLLQRIGENPEPGVQALIVVPTRELAVQVYEDLELAAKNRAATVVPIYGGKAYEGQIEQLKAGAQIVVGTPGRLLDLASQRVLNLGNVREMVLDEADKMLDLGFLADIEKLFSKTPATRHTMLFSATMPGTIVTLARRFMSEPIHIRATDPDEGAAQANIEHIIYRAHSLDKDEVIGRILQAEGRGKTVIFMRTKRAAAKLQEELNDRGFNTAAVHGDLNQDQRERAMAGFKAGKKDILIATDVAARGIDVDDVTHVINHTVPDDEKTYLHRVGRTGRAGRTGIAVTFVDWDDLHKWALIDKALEFGVPEPVETYSSSPHLFADLNIPEGSKGRLKATPVKERAPRAGGPRSGDEGGSREERGEGRSRNRRRTRSANPKGPGRHEAHGHEQHGHDQEGGGEPGAPLLQDGGEGSSPRRRRRRRRGGSQNDAGAAGAGSAEAGAASAE
- a CDS encoding ferritin-like fold-containing protein; translated protein: MFEWIRGLRKKSAPARKLRSRGDAVDTERVELSEFAPGIMPFLGLTSYLQLELYQGATRAVSGAPTLEAKDVLARVAGQTLSKHQRLTAEIRRRGEEPHVVMTPFAHVIEQYVERIDAADWHQHVLSLYLVGGLFDDFFASLAGGLRDGYRGDAIAILHDDTGRAELKELLQAALVTDEGLSSWLALWGRRLVGDTLLVSRAVLALSEGRPFVESEVEPVFTELIADHIRRMDGLGLTA
- a CDS encoding methyltransferase domain-containing protein yields the protein MSAARPGPVERPRGRARLPLASGANPICDYFEAGRCRSCALIETPYEQQLRDKEARCRELLPGVPERAWLPPVPGGVREFRNKAKLVVGGRPGRVTLGILGPDGAGVDLRDCLIQQPTIRAAIPSLARFIEQSGLPPYDVPKRRGELKFVHVTASPDGELMLRFVVRSERALDVLRTRLPQLRRAIPAAAVVSVNLLPEHKAVLEGEREVPLLGSSLAMDTGAGLALHLRPQSFFQTNTSVARALYAQAAEWIERADPASLWDLYCGVGGFALHSAGAGSARRVLGIEISEEAVRSARRSAREAGIDARFEAGDATAFALGASREDLPEAVIVNPPRRGIGAELAGWLEGAAGIRHVVYSSCNPESLARDLAAMPSFAAREARVFDMFPHTRHMEAAVLLERR
- a CDS encoding bifunctional phosphopantothenoylcysteine decarboxylase/phosphopantothenate synthase, whose product is MNIVLGVTGGIAAYKAVALARLLVEAGHEVHVVPTDDALRFVGTPTWEAISRHPVTASVHDDVPEVRHVALGQRADLVVVAPATANTLARMTAGLADDLLGTTLLATRAPVLVAPAMHTEMWQHPATQDNVAILRSRGVHFTGPESGRLTGDDSGPGRMSEPERIAEAVEHLLSGGGDAATHGDSEPGATPEASGEQPSAPIPGAAAAPEPAEAAPEPAAGPGPAAESAAPGDLDGLRVLVTAGGTREPIDPVRYLGNRSSGRQGVAIAAAAADRGAKVVLLAANIDESVLAEVRDRAGVRVVPVGTTAELEAAANGASSGAEAVIMAAAVADYRVANVADQKLRKEDSPGEAPVLELVENPDVLVGLVQGRREGQVIVGFAAETVAGGVEGEGLDAAAARSELLERGRRKLARKGADLLAVNAVGWNAGFETDDNSLLVLDADGHLACEAHGSKRDVAERLLDAVRDELR